The DNA region ttattatgtaactgtttactggttgtattgtttggccttgaaggcacttaaattatattattatattattattgtgtggttagtaatgtagggagtgacaagattaattaatcaaacgttagatcactaacaagataaaatattcgaatacaaccacgtgattgttccacccacacacctttagggtaatccctctggttgccttcgTTGCCttcgttgcctgttgccttgttgcctttaagcgtactaaatagtcaaagtccctcgattccgaggatacctaaagcaaaacaaaatgttgccctaagttcattatcatcaattctacccctcgaagctgcctcggtaaaaacatgatgattgtcccaattgctaaggtatcctcgcatgatgcctaaaaagattaatgactattatatccttcccttagactacctgccctctttatggcatgggatagtcttatggcgaacgattactcgatgacccttaaacatccaattgaaagacttcctgccctttatggcatggatagatcctttcgcctcgaaaagctaaaagaacgaatttttcaaacttagggaagttgctactaattgcttgctctaattcaaattactttttacacctcaattcaaattcaaactcgaaCTATTTTTCCCATtaaacttcaaaacacttttcaaaaagactacgcttatttacaagctaaagttcttcttcaaggTTTACTTTTCGCACCTCCTTTCAAATAATTttaaacaaggctacgcttatttacaagctaaagtccttaacgaaatctttttactattcgcacactgcttttcaaacaaatcaaacatttcaaacaaagtgagctaagcaattaagagcccatggataaccatggatgcaaaggatgccttacaccttccctttgtataacttaccccccgaactcaaaatcttttcaaaaggtctttcctgttcttttagcctttcctaattggataaaataaaagtcggtggcgactcttgctaaccgcaacatttcgaataaagtcagttcaccgtattacactaagTTTCTTATTTATAATGTTGAAAAACATAATTGGTTCTCACAGAAGCCGAAATGCAAAATTTGACGCTGATTGAAATAGAAAAGCTGCTTCAAGAAAATAAAAGGACACTAAAAGATTTCAAACCAATCCCTTATCGAGATGGATATGTTCTGCAACAATTAGGTAATAGATTGATATATGATGAACGCAATTATGACATTGCAAAAACAAAGACAGAATTCACAAATCTCTTTAGTGGACTTACAGGTAAACCATTGATAAtattattaactattttttataatactactgtttgtttggtttattgtttagAGATTCGTAATAAATATATCGGTAGTTATGCTATTGAAGAATCACCCTTTTGTGAAAGACCTTAGTGATCACCTTAACCCAGATGAACAAAGAGCTATGTATCAAAAAATTATGGGAGCAGTCGACTCACAGAATGGTGCAGTCTTCTTCCTACATGGTTACGGTGGGACCGGTAAGACATACATGTGGAGAACACTGGCGGCAGCATTAAGGTCCAAACATGATATATGTCTAACAGTCGCAACCAGTGGTATAGCGTCATTATTGTTGCCAGGAGGTCGAACTGCGCATTCAAAATTTAAGATACCAGTGCCAACACTAGATAATTCTACTTGCAAAATTGAGTACAATGATGATGTGGGAGACCTTCTTAGACAAACTAAACAAATTATTTGGGATGAGGCTCCAATGGCACACAAGCATACTTTTGAAGCACTTGACAGAACTCTCAGAGATGTAATGTCTACATACAGTAACTCAAAGGAGATGTTTGGTGGAAAAGTTGTTGTTTTTGGAGGTGATTTCAGACAGATTTTACTTGTTGTCCCTCGAGGAAGCCGTTCAGATATTGTACATTCTGCCATAAATGCGTCTTACATATGGAATTCTGTTCAAGTGTTAACATTAACCAAAAACATGCGCCTGCAATCCGGTCCGACAGAAAatgataaaaatgaaatttaacaGTTTTCGGAATGGTTGTTAAGAATTGGCGAAGGAAAGGTATCTGAGCCCAATGACGGTGTGGCAGATTTTGAAATTCCACCTGACCTGTTGATAACACAATTCGAAGACCCAATCGTCGCCATTGTTGATGCTACATATCCTGACTTTATTCACAATTATCATTCGATCCAATACCTTAAGGGTCGAGCAATTCTGGCTTCAACATTAGAAATTGTGGACGAAATAAATAATCATATCCTTGACTTAATCCCAGGTCTACATCTTTCTCACCAACCTTTACAAAAATCAACTCTTCATATTTATTTCACTTAACTCATTATATTCTTCATACAGGAGACATGCGGGATTACTACAGCTCCAATTCTGTTGATAAGTCTGAAATCAATGACGACACGGTGGTAAATATCCTAACTCCAGAATTTCTCAATTCGCTCCGTACATCTGGTTTGCCTACCCATCATTTAAAGTTAAAGGTTGGAACACCAATTTTGCTCATGAGGAATATTGATCAGTCGGAAGGACTATGTAGTGGAACAAGGTTGATAGTAACAAAATTGGGGACACATGTTATTGAAGCTTCAATAATAGCTGGAAAGAACTGTGGCAATCAGGTTTACATCCCACGAATGGATATGTCACCTTCACAATCACCATGGCCGTTCAAGCTCAACAGAAGACAATTCCCCATTATAGTGTCATAAGCCATGACAATTAACAAATCCCAAGGACAGTCTTTGGATATTGTTGGTCTATACCTACCAAGGGATGTTTTTACACATGGACAAATATATGTTGCACTATCAAGAGTGACAACAAAACAaggaatcaaaatattaatacaTGATCAACATGCAAAAGTTAAAACAACAACTACAAATGTAGTTTACAAGGAGATCTTCAACAATATATAATTCCTTTCTTTGTACCATATCTGAATACATTCACATTGTTTTACATCAGGTTGCTTTTATTATACTGTTTCTTAAATTTCATTCACTTTTAAGGTTTACTTACAGATAAacactaaaaaacatcaaaaacaatTATAGTGACATCTTCCAGTTACTGCAATATACTAACCTGGAAACCTATAAACGTAACATATTGCACAACGACATCTAACATCAACTCGAAATACAATACATTCACCTGCATCGATTGTATGACATCTACAAAAAATATCCCACCCAGGACCTAACTCCGTATTGTAAGGATCATGAATGTTTGACAGTTTCATTGTTATGGACATACCGCTGTCCCCACACAAAACAAGAGCTTCATACCCACAACTTCCCAAGATTCTTGCAGTATTTAACCCCAACTTCTGCAATACAAATACAAACTGTTAATTCACACTACTACTTAATTAAACTTTAACCAAAAAAACTGAAAAGTAAGACCAGCAGTTACTAAACTAATTTTCCTTCATTTAATGAAGACTGAGAAACTGTAACAACAAACGAATGAATGTTGTCATCAAATGTATATCGGCTGTGAAAGTACGGTAAATCCACCCAATCTGCCACCTCTTTAAACCAGTTAATTCCAAAATTATTGTCCCCATAATAACCAAATTCCACGATAACGCCCACAGGAAAAGCATAATATGCTTCCAACAAGCACCACCCACTTATTATCGTCGGATGATCGCCAACTTTATTAAAGATCAACTCATGGTGGACACCTTGGTTGTTGAGCACTGTCCAACCTTTGTTTAATTCGTCATCATAATTCAGTGTGAATTCTGGATCAATTTCAGGATACATCTTCAAATTTACAATAGTTAATTTATGAGTGGAGATAATTTTAGCATATACAACAACATAACACCAATGCTTAACTCTTTACTCAAGAAACTGCTGTACATACCTGTGAACATACTTTGCCAATTAAAAAACAATCAATCTGTCTGGAATGAATGAGAATTCCTGTTTTATCCGTTTAGTAGAAACCAACAACACAACTTGTGTTTGTATGAAACTCAAAACACTGGAAACTATTTCTGTTTCAATCAGGTTTTATGCCTATTTATAGAACCAAACACAATGACAAACATATATGGTATCAATATTGTAACATTCACATTTAATTTCAGTTATAAACATTCGATATAAAATATCTTATAAAACACATCCATTAATATTATAACCacacaataaaaataatattacattAAACATATTATAAAACGTATCCAACAACTAACATGAAACATAAAGAACCATGTTAAAATTACATCAACCTTCTGACACCAAAAAACAAACACAACACCACAACTAATACATAACTATTGCCACACACTTATTACTAAAACTCTCATTACATAACACACTCATATTTCCACTACCATCTTTGCCTTTAATTTAACCACAATCATCCACACCTGGATCGGTTGACCACTGCCACAACTACCATTTGTGTCCTAGGTTCCACTGATGTACAAGGTTTGTCGCGGATTACGAATCTCAGCCGATCACCATCCTGAATGCATCCTTCCTTCACAAATTCGCACCAACCCTTCCAAAGATATCTCTCAACGCAATACTTTCTCTTGGAATAATGAAGCTTACACTTGAATACCCTTTTGAAGTCAGAATCACGAAACAAGACGCGCGTATAGCGCTTGTCCAAGCAGTTGCAGACGACTTCTTGAGGAAATTGCTGCAACAATGCCATATAATGTATCATCTTTAACCATACAACTTAAATAGAAGTAGTGAAAATTCAAAAACcagaattgtaacaccccatgttttcccttaattaatttaaattgaaattaaattatttaatggaattatttggcattttattggatttattggagaattatggaaaataaggctaatgggccagtgtcgcttttagTAGGAGGGGGTATCAGTTGTGAAGCCCATTGCTAATAATaaactattttcataaaatagagaaagagaaggatttgtgaaaatagaaccaaaaaggagaagagaagcctgaacgtgaaaagagtgGACAAGCGAGgaagtgcgacgcgaggaagaacAAAGAACCagccttcaggtaaggggggactcttccgtttaactTCCATTATGAGATTATAGATAGTAGGATAGATTGAGCATGTTATTTGTGTCAATTGGGTTATGGTTAGATTTAGGGTGTTAGGTTTTGGAagaattgttgaattgtttgcattGATTGTGTATGGTAGTGTTTGGGTGTTTGAAATGAGTTATAAACAtgccaaattgtgtttgttgATGCTGTTTGATGTTGCAATACGTTATGGTACGTTCTGGTATGGTTTGGAATGATGTCGGTGCTgtaaaaatagtgatttttggtTGCAGGcttgaagtaatcggttaccgtaggatgggtaatcgattacccatagtaaaagcaacaaatttgagtttttgagtctcagtaaccgattactggtgtttgggtaatcggttaccgctgtacgtttttgaaaaatacttgtttttataaaactcataacttttgacccgtaagtccgttttgggtgccgttcgaagcgttacgaAGCTAATGAAATGCTCTttgtgattaaaataaattaattagcactatataatttaattattatgtggttttgaaaatgacatgtaattgtgtTTGTGTATGTcgtggattaatgttatttaagaataacaGGTATGGGTattgtgtattatgtgctaattgtgatacatggaatcgATAAATGATAAGttctatgtattgttgtgatttttacatgatgaatgtatgttataccaatggtggataattcaagatgttgaattgtgatggatgtgtTATACGTGGTATTATGGTGATGTAAATCTCatattgttgttgtgttgatttgATGTACTTGGTACATAATTGTGGAGTGTATTATTGTCGTATGCACTGTGTGATGAGTCAAgatatgataatgttgttcatatgattgaagtggcgatgttgtgataacatgattataatgttgataatgtgatcatgtggtgattgttttggttgtgtgatgatgattgatgtttatgaataatgcatgatacatgtacatacttgttggtgataactatgttgagttatgtgagacgatgttgttcatcggatcggtggtgttgtaagtatgtgatatgtgtgcatccaTTCATAAAGCATgttgttgtgggctgtatcccttatggtggtgggacagcggtagctaattcccattgtgtggaattagtgagagaagtagccgaatctttatggtggtggatcggtgagatgggttatcccatgtttggtaccacatgcatgtagttgcattgcattaggtgtttgaTATATTATAACATGagtggaagttgtccaatgttataatattgtgtgTTTGGCCAATTGTTGTATTTGGTGTATGTGTGTATAGCCTGAATCTGAttataactgtaattgggtgaataatatgtgattgaatattttattatttatatcttataacattggttaaatgtgaatgagactcacccttactgttgattatttttcagattaaaggTTAGCGGCTTGTactgggtgaggataactcgtagagttacttcgttagtacggttgtgtcggtgtcatgctctggtcttgtaacacgggggggggggggggacgtTTGTTTTAGAATTTGATTGATGGATTATTTCTTATGTTGGAATAATGTTTTGTTGGTTTAGATCGGTGAATTTGGATGTGAATCccgatgttttatgttattcagttttgaagtattttccgctgtgttaacatgattactgaataatatgttttgaagttcctcataaggcGTGACATGGCTTaacgttttaaatattttgaagttgtaatacccttttcatgttttactctgaattttatttgttattcaaCGGGGTTttaaaagggtgttacaatagtggtatcagagcctggttggtccgtccggccaattatCGAGTCAGCtaagttgcacgacagttgtatactgttggcgttttatcccttggtacacgacatgtgagtgaatcactgtcagtacttggttgttttgttgcaggtgttggattgaaacaagtgggggagaagcttcacttCTCGATTATGCATCggttgtaagatgattggttcagtagactgttgttggcaacagtgcaagcgttgttggagttgttgtttcccgaatcgaaggtaacttcgaattaagacttgactgataattaagttggagcatcttgaaggaggatgattggATGTAATTGATGACTattgtaggagagggaaattagaaagttgcaatgtattaGCTCTGTTTGtggactgcgaagttgtcagttgagtagccttgcgtcttgGAAGAGATTCAGTTGCAAGTCTGCAACGAGGATTGCTGTCGTGAAGTTTCAGAAAACGAACTTCGGCGATGGAATGTGCTGCTCAAGTTGTAAAAAtatttggaagcgaagagatatgataaggggctgtttagaACGTtattgatttgaagaggatgagtttcgaagtggaatttccgcaagcaaaacgcaggaaaattgctgaatagctgcagaacttcgaaaattcataactgaagttctggacatccgatttgagttccgtttgaagcgtcggaaagataaagagatgaactttgctataaaaatagttgcagcacctgtaacatatttaattgcaataggatgatgttggaaagaggtgaagttacggttacgcctgctcttagaactagacttgtttgttagtACTGCACAGGATGTCAGTGTCAGCATTGAACGGATTGAagaaataattagaaggtttgtcgaggagtaattttaagaattgaatataccatttgaagagttttgggaataccgtatagagcgtcgctgcatgatgtcgatgtttcattttcggataacgattggaaaattcatatcttgagttccgagtgtcggattaatgtgccgtttgagcctacgaagaggtgaaattatattctaccttatgggagagttataaatacaatagaggtgatcctatgaggagatattctgaattcggttaaggaagcgtggaacttgttgaataagaatacctactaccgcgattgtttgaaacaaaattgagtggaacatgttgttgatgaataggttgatgagatgttcgataataaagatgatttgagtgtcgatggattttagtgaagggtgaattagtaggaaaggtgaaataaactttggGAATAGTTGAAGTCGtaattgtgatgccaaagtaacgataggtataaaagaagaattgtagagaatttctaacacctattgatgtgaggaagactttgttgagattccgagtgaagTAATATTGGTATGCGAAAGACGTCATGAGAttgggagtaaaaccacgagttatgaatgttgtcgcggtcttttgctaagatgaggattttgatttggaacgagatgaatagtaatgcagagtatattagtgattgtgAAGCTGGAAGTACTTAACGagcgtgtgatgctaagtgactatgaagcggattgtgtaaaatgcttggacgttggtgtctcaccgacaagattcaatgagagggaagtgtgcgagttgcaAAGACTCAAGGTGAATTATTGGGCTATGACCATGTTAATGAGTTTAAGTGCAAACTCaggaaggacactattatgtagtaacgatggtttatgcttacatatggttgtcggctatctattgacaaattgaggacttgatcacccttaatctcttgttgatagtagacggaatcatatggaTGGGATGAAATTGTTTGTTaacttaatggtataagatgtggcgAATGCTAAGccatgagaataatcactcaccatgttgtgtgaacttatgaagaagtgaatatgaaagagtgcaatataatggacaatgacttaagacgggtaatcagattCGCGCAgcaaaagtgtgatgtggagtagtgttatgagtactactcgtgggcagtgaggaattaatgtgtcggaagcctacgtagagaatatgaattgatctatatgttggatttagaatctagtggatgtaaggatgccgTGCCGGAAGATtatgactcttttgaataatttccgagatgatgagtatgttattgtggttgtacgtagttaacgagtatgtattcggcgaagtgaagacgatgagttgatgctatatgatgctataacaaTTTTGTGCTGTTGTAAAGCGTTATTTTAGATTTCCAAATATAATGAAGAATTATACTTTAGGAAggatgaagttgatttaattcttaaagaagagtgggactcagtttgagctattttataagcaatgatatatcgaggctgatgagtgtgattataattacttgtgtgcattCGTTCTGatagttggaatgtttaatagataaaGTAAATCAGGATTTTGTTTTTGaatgcgagtaagtattgatgagtggtggattagtaccatggatggtaaagaatgatttttgaacgaatgagtaaagagggccagagttgggtataactc from Vicia villosa cultivar HV-30 ecotype Madison, WI unplaced genomic scaffold, Vvil1.0 ctg.002061F_1_1, whole genome shotgun sequence includes:
- the LOC131637646 gene encoding uncharacterized protein LOC131637646; the encoded protein is MQNLTLIEIEKLLQENKRTLKDFKPIPYRDGYVLQQLGNRLIYDERNYDIAKTKTEFTNLFSGLTVMLLKNHPFVKDLSDHLNPDEQRAMYQKIMGAVDSQNGAVFFLHGYGGTGKTYMWRTLAAALRSKHDICLTVATSGIASLLLPGGRTAHSKFKIPVPTLDNSTCKIEYNDDVGDLLRQTKQIIWDEAPMAHKHTFEALDRTLRDVMSTYSNSKEMFGGKVVVFGGDFRQILLVVPRGSRSDIVHSAINASYIWNSVQVLTLTKNMRLQSGPTENDKNEI